In Oncorhynchus mykiss isolate Arlee chromosome 1, USDA_OmykA_1.1, whole genome shotgun sequence, the following proteins share a genomic window:
- the LOC110524396 gene encoding leucine-rich repeat-containing protein 15: MTRGHTFICLLPLLIGYSSQSCQKDCSKENQDVYGLDVTQIPVSLKAGVTEVFFVDSNITVIPKGAFATNPKLEKVAFINTPTVSVEKGAFEGLVNLKHIEISNTPLTSLSVDVFQDLHNLEELLLKHNKIRSLEKGLFDGLKKLRELQLHINKIDTIEEGTFDDLENLRTLHLAKNDLSSVSSALFSKLHKLEVLRLYENQLTAIPDNILENLSNLKEIALQSNNITSISANLFPHKDKLNKILLDNNMLTELPPEIFVGFPLLKALTLNGNKLASLPPVLFGEMPKLTELSLSRNSLTSIPQGVFSPLKKLRKLDLSNNQLLTVSEESFEGPEKLTELNLQYNHIKSLKANTFEKLTSLTTLRLAHNILGTLPEDVFDPLPKLSKVYLNNNTWHCDCRLVPLFNWMKANPGKIKSTTPEICNQPEDLKGQEIMSLKEDQLICPVSPLTTIPSLTTTTTLAPTTTTTLAPTTTTTLAPTTTTTIAPTTTTTPSRRPSPSYYTRQAWSKTSQCRAQMISYTAMLVVEIGCTLVLAKFTLSLYSLLQRRERLYTRVNLTHFSYRKEITLRPVKVTETVGL; this comes from the exons ATGACTAGAGGACACACCTTCATCTGTCTTCTGCCTTTACTGATTGGGTATTCATCTCAGTCCTGTCAGAAGGACTGTTCCAAAGAAAACCAGGATGTTTATGGATTGGACGTGACACAGATCCCAGTAAGTCTGAAAGCAGGTgtcacagaggtcttctttgtgGACAGTAACATCACTGTCATCCCAAAGGGGGCCTTCGCCACCAACCCGAAGCTGGAAAAGGTAGCATTCATCAACACCCCCACCGTGTCCGTAGAGAAAGGTGCTTTCGAGGGATTGGTCAACCTCAAGCATATTGAGATCTCCAATACCCCACTAACATCCTTGTCTGTAGATGTCTTCCAAGACCTGCACAACCTGGAAGAACTTCTGCTGAAACACAACAAGATCCGTAGTCTGGAGAAAGGATTGTTTGATGGTCTTAAGAAACTGAGAGAACTCCAATTGCACATAAACAAGATTGACACGATTGAGGAGGGGACATTTGATGACCTAGAAAACCTTCGGACCCTCCATCTGGCCAAAAACGACCTCAGTTCTGTGTCCTCCGCCCTGTTCTCGAAGCTGCACAAACTGGAGGTACTGAGGCTCTATGAGAACCAACTTACCGCCATTCCTGACAATATATTAGAAAATCTATCCAATTTAAAGGAGATCGCTCTACAGAGTAACAACATCACTTCAATATCAGCCAATTTGTTCCCACATAAAGACAAATTAAACAAGATACTTTTGGACAATAACATGTTGACTGAATTGCCTCCAGAAATATTTGTGGGCTTTCCTCTGCTTAAAGCATTGACACTAAATGGAAATAAACTTGCAAGTCTACCTCCTGTCCTCTTTGGAGAGATGCCCAAACTGACTGAGTTGAGTCTCAGTCGAAACAGTCTTACCAGCATTCCTCAGGGAGTATTTAGTCCTCTTAAGAAACTCAGGAAGTTGGATCTGTCTAACAACCAATTGTTAACCGTGTCTGAAGAGTCTTTTGAGGGCCCTGAGAAGCTAACAGAACTCAATCTTCAATACAACCACATCAAATCATTGAAAGCAAACACCTTTGAAAAGCTGACATCACTAACCACCCTTAGACTGGCTCATAATATCCTGGGGACACTTCCAGAGGATGTATTTGACCCCTTACCAAAACTCAGCAAAGTCTATTTAAACAACAACACTTGGCATTGTGACTGCAGGTTGGTCCCCCTCTTCAATTGGATGAAGGCAAACCCTGGCAAGATCAAGTCTACGACTCCTGAGATCTGTAACCAGCCGGAGGATTTAAAGGGACAAGAAATCATGTCTCTCAAAGAGGACCAGCTCATATGTCCTGTATCTCCTCTGACCACCATCCCTTCactcaccacaaccaccaccttagcccctaccacaaccaccactttagcccctaccacaaccaccaccttagcccctaccacaaccaccaccatagcccctaccaccaccacca CACCTTCTCGTCGCCCGTCCCCCTCCTACTACACCCGCCAGGCCTGGAGCAAGACCTCGCAGTGCAGGGCCCAGATGATATCCTACACAGCCATGCTGGTGGTGGAGATAGGCTGCACCCTGGTGCTGGCTAAGTTCACCCTGTCTCTGTACAGCTTGCTCCAGCGCAGGGAGAGGCTGTACACACGGGTCAACCTGACTCACTTTTCCTACAGGAAGGAGATCACGCTGAGGCCAGTCAAGGTGACAGAGACTGTGGGTCTGTga